A region from the Jaculus jaculus isolate mJacJac1 chromosome 18, mJacJac1.mat.Y.cur, whole genome shotgun sequence genome encodes:
- the Anxa11 gene encoding annexin A11: MSYPGYPPPAGGYPPAAPGGGPWGGAGYPPPNMPPIGLDNVANYAGQFNQDYLSGMAANMSGTFGGANVPNMYPGAPGGGYPPVPPGGFGQPPPAQQPVPPYGMYPPPGGNPPPGMPSYPPYPGAPVPGQPMPPPGQQPPGSYPVQPPMTYPGQSPMPPPGQQPVPSYPGYSGSGTVTPAVPPSQYGNRGTITDASGFDAMRDAEVLRKAMKGFGTDEQAIIDCLGSRSNKQRQQILLSFKTAYGKDLIKDLKSELSGNFEKTILALMKTPVLFDVYEIKEAIKGAGTDEACLIEILASRNNEHIRELSRAYKTEFKKTLEEAIRSDTSGHFQRLLISLSQGNRDESTNVDMSLVQRDAQELYAAGENRLGTDESKFNAILCSRSRAHLVAVFNEYQRMTGRDIEKSICREMSGDLEQGMLAVVKCLKNTPAFFAERLNKAMRGAGTKDRTLIRIMVSRSEIDLLDIRAEYKRLYGKSLYHDITGDTSGDYRKILLKICGGND, encoded by the exons ATGAGCTACCCAGGCTATCCTCCACCTGCTGGTGGCTACCCCCCAGCTGCACCAG GTGGCGGTCCCTGGGGAGGTGCTGGCTACCCCCCACCCAACATGCCCCCTATTGGGCTGGATAACGTGGCCAACTATGCAGGGCAGTTCAACCAGGACTACCTCTCGGGCATG GCAGCCAACATGTCGGGGACATTTGGAGGCGCCAATGTGCCAAACATGTATCCTGGGGCCCCTGGGGGCGGTTACCCTCCAGTGCCCCCTGGTGGCTTTGGGCAGCCCCCTCCTGCCCAGCAGCCTGTCCCCCCATATGGAATGTATCCACCCCCTGGGGGAAACCCACCCCCTGGGATGCCCTCATACCCACCATACCCAGGAGCTCCAGTACCAGGCCAGCCCATGCCACCCCCTGGGCAGCAGCCCCCAGGGTCCTATCCTGTGCAGCCGCCAATGACCTACCCTGGGCAGTCACCAATGCCACCCCCGGGCCAACAGCCAGTGCCAAGCTACCCAGGATACTCGGGGTCTGGGACCGTTACCCCTGCTGTGCCTCCGTCCCAG TATGGAAACAGAGGCACCATCACAGATGCTTCCGGCTTTGACGCCATGCGGGATGCTGAGGTCCTACGGAAGGCCATGAAGGGCTTTG GAACGGATGAGCAGGCCATCATCGACTGCCTAGGGAGCCGCTCCAACAAGCAACGGCAGCAGATCCTTCTGTCCTTCAAGACAGCCTACGGCAAG GATTTGATCAAAGACCTGAAGTCAGAACTCTCGGGGAACTTCGAGAAAACGATCTTGGCTCTGATGAAGACCCCGGTTCTGTTTGATGTGTATGAGATCAAGGAAGCTATCAAG GGGGCTGGCACTGACGAGGCCTGTCTGATTGAGATCCTCGCTTCTCGGAACAACGAGCACATCCGGGAGCTGAGCAGAGCCTACAAAACAG AGTTCAAAAAAACCCTGGAGGAGGCCATTCGAAGTGACACATCAGGACACTTCCAGAGgctcctcatctctctctctcag GGAAACCGGGATGAAAGCACAAATGTGGATATGTCCCTTGTCCAGAGAGATGCCCAG GAGCTATATGCAGCTGGGGAGAACCGCCTGGGCACAGACGAGTCCAAGTTCAACGCCATTCTGTGCTCCCGGAGCCGGGCCCACCTGGTGGCAG TTTTCAACGAATACCAGCGGATGACAGGTCGAGATATCGAGAAGAGCATCTGCCGGGAGATGTCTGGAGACCTGGAGCAGGGCATGCTGGCCGTGG TGAAGTGCCTCAAGAATACCCCCGCCTTCTTTGCGGAGAGGCTCAACAAGGCCATGAGG GGAGCAGGCACAAAGGACCGGACCCTGATTCGCATCATGGTGTCTCGCAGCGAGATTGACCTCCTGGACATCCGCGCGGAGTATAAGAGGCTGTACGGCAAATCGCTGTACCATGACATTACG GGAGACACTTCCGGGGACTATCGGAAAATTCTGCTGAAAATCTGTGGTGGCAATGACTGA
- the Plac9 gene encoding placenta-specific protein 9 isoform X1, whose amino-acid sequence MSLHMAGTFLFLTLHRPDIAFSTNPAGPEVIESPSPSRGHPAWSRGCDHIAIQGRLNIMEEKVEKTVEHLEAEVTGLLGLLEGLAWNLPPEPFGPTPDLLGDDHF is encoded by the exons ATGTCTTTGCATATGGCTGGAACCTTTCTTTTCCTGACTTTACACAGACCAGACATTGCCTTCTCAACAAACCCAGCTGGACCTGAAG TGATCGAGTCCCCCAGCCCCTCCCGAGGACATCCAGCTTGGAGCCGAGGTTGTGACCACATTGCCATCCAGGGCCGCTTAAACATCATGGAAGAG AAGGTGGAGAAGACCGTGGAGCACCTGGAGGCAGAAGTAACAGGCCTGCTGGGCTTGCTGgaggggctggcctggaacctgcCCCCCGAGCCCTTCGGCCCCACGCCTGACCTCCTCGGAGATG ATCACTTCTGA